From Paenibacillus sp. PvR098:
AAATGGGTCTAAGATAATCATATGATTGGAATCCAGATCGATAATTTTTAACCTCAACCCGTTTGCATCTGTACACATTTCCAATCTCACGGCAGCGAATTCATTTCTTAAAGTGAGATATTCGGTTAACTTACTGCTTTTCATGCCATTCCCCCCAAAACAGAACTTAAATAAGGAAGGTCAGATTACGTAATGGAAGATTGTTATTCAACAAAGCAACTTTTTTTGTATGGATTTTCCACCCGTTATCATTTCGCTTCAATTGATGCTCGCCTTTTCCCGAAAAGATATGCTGTTCATTTAGTCTTACCTCGGATATCACTACATTGGACTGCACGACAAGAGTGCTGGTATCCGCTGATACGATTCGAATATTTCCAATGACATGAATCGTGCGGGATCTTGGTACTTGCGAGTATGCGACGGGGCTGGATAATCTCCATACTCGATCTTCTAAAGCCTTACGATCATCAAAGATTAATGAAGTCTCTACCATTGGATCATGACTCTCGGTATTA
This genomic window contains:
- a CDS encoding aromatic-ring-hydroxylating dioxygenase subunit beta, which codes for MKLVKEGSIKNISGLCLNRKLEGWMILTANAKLREEVEDFLIYEAHLLDEGRMNEWLDLFTEDCMYWLPCNTESHDPMVETSLIFDDRKALEDRVWRLSSPVAYSQVPRSRTIHVIGNIRIVSADTSTLVVQSNVVISEVRLNEQHIFSGKGEHQLKRNDNGWKIHTKKVALLNNNLPLRNLTFLI